The following proteins are encoded in a genomic region of Stutzerimonas stutzeri:
- a CDS encoding LysM peptidoglycan-binding domain-containing protein — MTTNAYIVRAGDTLGSIAKAHGTSPAEIQAANPIIKNRDKIQAGWKLSIPGEATEASAPTSKPQATQAKPAAALPPAKHAGDTSSAAVKGAPPCADELVDVVHFTADADRLFVLTEAQAKELKTEVDLVQKLMDEFHGIVVAATAAPCKKTAAHPEAACSCTACKKADWAKKAGEVGLLQPIDRPIASAAESVKTENDIQGKIGELQQARDFFLNYDSFVAARSGQVHNVIEGNWRKLCEKKVAQLNAEIGTLQGQLKAQGPQNAETFAGSGKPDSNSPYTSKRTFEAGAGKQVSHYIQEVIILSRPDRRYYVRAQFWTRVKRVWAHKASARILREKPFSPAMVKDLFDDIKKAIGDSAKAGPLGKVEAKLWTIKAKEDHPLNALRCELYKFETKQADGDRYALSAEAQALRFAASASAGIKSFNPAKGEIDVGVKCEAAFALAEGKITTTTYFPNRAGSTLQISYRNAVGKPVRHSFGSFRLNGSLELSCFAGAKGSLEAGVKTGKGAAEGPSGALALLGTPSIDANNSGGRLGLKAEGFAGAEAGGALSGAVEWLPPADYGKGAGKSGTLTSGNSGWSALAQVKAEGNLALGIGFEGDFGVSLHEGNFAVTCKANLVFGPGAGGGFGTVVDLEKVWDLIGLVCETLNQIEYRYLIGVQQQAFLSICQLLYKAALSPGDAVESLIGDGVLALDAWWDRREAGMAEAALLTKGILKHKAVKVGSRTMPIDRLPPETIGPMLWVLTESYIGKSNSLEQEQAIVELLSRIRRWRHLLEALEHMSPDAHKVKATDSLNRINSFLVEKQQDDFNRYLDGLVFQGQPSAPAVQYAWNVNDSLVYGEQKRTLLASAARHSDTRIA; from the coding sequence ATGACTACTAACGCTTACATCGTCCGCGCAGGCGATACGCTCGGTTCGATTGCCAAGGCTCATGGCACGAGCCCGGCCGAGATACAGGCTGCCAATCCGATTATCAAAAACCGGGACAAGATCCAGGCCGGTTGGAAGCTCAGCATTCCCGGCGAGGCGACGGAAGCCAGTGCGCCGACATCCAAGCCGCAAGCCACACAGGCAAAACCCGCCGCGGCACTTCCGCCAGCCAAGCACGCCGGAGATACAAGCAGTGCCGCCGTCAAAGGCGCGCCGCCATGTGCCGACGAGCTCGTAGATGTCGTGCACTTCACCGCGGACGCTGATCGCCTTTTCGTATTGACCGAGGCTCAGGCCAAGGAGCTCAAGACCGAGGTCGACTTGGTCCAAAAGCTGATGGACGAGTTCCACGGTATCGTCGTGGCTGCGACGGCAGCGCCCTGCAAGAAAACCGCTGCTCATCCCGAAGCGGCTTGCAGCTGCACCGCATGCAAGAAGGCTGACTGGGCCAAGAAGGCCGGCGAGGTGGGCCTGCTCCAGCCTATTGATCGACCCATAGCGTCGGCGGCCGAATCGGTTAAAACGGAGAACGATATTCAGGGCAAGATTGGCGAGCTGCAACAGGCGCGAGATTTCTTCCTTAATTATGACAGCTTCGTCGCCGCACGCAGCGGTCAGGTGCATAACGTGATTGAGGGCAACTGGCGCAAGCTGTGCGAGAAAAAAGTCGCCCAACTCAATGCCGAGATCGGCACGCTTCAGGGGCAGCTCAAAGCGCAGGGGCCGCAAAACGCCGAAACCTTCGCAGGTAGTGGAAAACCCGACTCGAATAGCCCCTATACGAGCAAGCGTACCTTCGAAGCTGGCGCCGGCAAGCAGGTCAGCCACTACATCCAGGAAGTCATCATCCTCAGCCGTCCCGACCGCCGCTACTACGTGCGTGCGCAATTCTGGACAAGGGTCAAGCGGGTCTGGGCCCACAAGGCCAGCGCTCGAATCCTGCGCGAGAAGCCCTTCAGTCCGGCGATGGTCAAGGACCTCTTTGACGATATCAAGAAGGCCATCGGCGACAGCGCGAAGGCAGGCCCACTCGGTAAGGTTGAAGCCAAACTGTGGACTATCAAAGCAAAGGAAGACCATCCGCTCAACGCGCTGCGTTGCGAGCTGTACAAGTTCGAAACGAAGCAGGCCGACGGTGACCGCTACGCGCTGTCGGCCGAGGCCCAGGCCCTGCGCTTTGCCGCCAGCGCCAGCGCCGGCATCAAGAGCTTCAACCCTGCCAAGGGCGAGATTGATGTGGGCGTCAAATGCGAGGCGGCCTTTGCCTTGGCAGAGGGCAAAATCACCACGACAACCTACTTTCCCAATCGCGCAGGGAGCACGCTACAGATCAGCTACCGCAATGCGGTCGGCAAACCGGTGCGGCATTCGTTCGGTAGCTTCCGCCTGAACGGTAGCCTGGAGCTGTCATGCTTCGCTGGTGCCAAGGGCAGCCTCGAGGCGGGCGTCAAGACGGGAAAGGGCGCCGCTGAAGGACCTTCCGGCGCCCTTGCGTTGCTCGGCACGCCCTCGATCGATGCGAACAACTCCGGTGGTCGGCTCGGCCTGAAAGCAGAAGGCTTCGCCGGGGCCGAAGCCGGTGGTGCGCTCAGCGGCGCCGTCGAATGGCTGCCGCCAGCCGACTACGGCAAGGGCGCTGGCAAATCCGGCACACTCACCAGCGGTAACTCCGGCTGGAGTGCCCTGGCGCAGGTCAAGGCCGAAGGCAACCTGGCGCTCGGCATCGGGTTTGAAGGCGACTTTGGAGTCAGTCTGCACGAGGGCAATTTCGCGGTTACGTGCAAGGCCAATCTGGTCTTTGGTCCCGGCGCAGGCGGTGGATTTGGAACCGTGGTGGATTTGGAGAAAGTCTGGGACCTGATTGGACTCGTATGCGAAACCCTCAACCAGATTGAATATCGTTATTTGATTGGCGTTCAGCAACAAGCCTTTCTGTCCATCTGCCAACTTCTCTATAAAGCCGCGCTCTCCCCTGGAGACGCCGTTGAAAGCCTTATAGGAGACGGCGTCCTGGCTCTAGACGCATGGTGGGACCGGCGTGAGGCCGGTATGGCAGAAGCAGCTCTCCTTACGAAGGGAATTCTCAAGCATAAGGCCGTGAAGGTTGGCAGTCGCACAATGCCAATCGACAGGCTCCCTCCTGAAACAATCGGTCCGATGCTATGGGTGTTGACTGAATCTTACATCGGCAAAAGTAACAGCTTGGAACAGGAGCAAGCGATCGTAGAGCTTCTTTCTCGAATCCGTCGGTGGCGGCACCTACTTGAGGCGCTAGAGCATATGTCGCCGGATGCCCATAAGGTAAAGGCTACTGACAGCCTGAACCGTATCAACAGCTTCCTAGTGGAAAAGCAGCAAGACGACTTCAACCGTTACTTGGACGGCCTGGTCTTCCAAGGGCAGCCTTCCGCGCCGGCTGTGCAATATGCTTGGAACGTTAACGATTCGTTGGTCTATGGCGAACAGAAGCGAACGCTTCTTGCATCCGCGGCTCGCCATAGCGACACGAGAATTGCTTAA
- a CDS encoding DDE-type integrase/transposase/recombinase, whose protein sequence is MASSNSHALPIAPNHLDRQFASDRANRHWISGMTYARTAQGWLYLAVVLDLYSRAVVGWAMHRRMQQALVHAALEMAVARRQPKEEVPLHSDRGSQYCAYDYQALLRRHRIVPSHSRPGNCWTTPRWRASSVH, encoded by the coding sequence CTGGCTTCTAGCAATAGTCACGCTCTGCCGATTGCCCCGAACCACCTGGATCGCCAGTTCGCCTCGGATCGCGCTAACCGGCACTGGATCTCGGGCATGACCTACGCGCGGACAGCCCAAGGCTGGCTGTATCTGGCCGTCGTGCTCGATCTCTATTCACGCGCCGTCGTCGGTTGGGCGATGCACCGCCGCATGCAGCAGGCCTTGGTACACGCCGCGCTGGAGATGGCCGTTGCACGCCGACAGCCGAAAGAAGAGGTGCCGCTGCACTCCGATCGTGGCAGCCAATACTGCGCATATGACTACCAAGCTTTGCTTCGGCGACATCGCATCGTGCCCAGCCACTCACGTCCAGGGAACTGCTGGACAACGCCGCGATGGAGAGCTTCTTCCGTTCACTGA
- a CDS encoding formylglycine-generating enzyme family protein, with translation MLTIRTLALLIGYAAATVCSATNLPESQKLSPDKVGEIASRIDAQYPALPQGMRDDILGLVVKSLDEMIFIKGGEFEMGDFGWKCDFDPAEVCIWPCGVPEDNVCNITMMGDSALHHVELSSYHLAAKKTTLGSFDLYRSAQGLPLVRADQRNRERLKHRFDPLNPAPIRQWQEAKDYCQWIGKLSGYPVDLPTEAQWEYAARSGGQKVLYPTDDGSLKPGVNYAKQSGRILPERVDTYPPNPIGLYSMTGIATEVVNDWYSKDYFESSPIRDPQGPEAGTTKVARGTNSIETPWLSANTVIRRSRPLDVDEHLFTESFRCAVKTSEPL, from the coding sequence ATGCTCACCATTCGAACACTTGCTCTACTCATCGGCTATGCCGCAGCAACGGTCTGTAGCGCGACCAACCTTCCCGAAAGCCAAAAGCTCTCCCCTGATAAGGTCGGCGAGATCGCCTCTAGGATCGATGCGCAATATCCAGCACTACCGCAGGGCATGCGCGATGACATACTCGGGCTGGTGGTGAAGTCCCTCGATGAAATGATCTTTATCAAGGGCGGGGAATTCGAAATGGGAGACTTCGGCTGGAAGTGTGATTTTGACCCGGCTGAGGTTTGCATCTGGCCGTGCGGTGTGCCAGAAGACAATGTCTGTAACATCACGATGATGGGCGATTCGGCACTTCATCACGTGGAACTATCTAGCTACCATTTGGCCGCAAAGAAGACCACGCTAGGTAGTTTCGATCTGTATCGTTCAGCTCAAGGGTTGCCACTAGTCCGTGCTGATCAGCGAAATAGGGAGCGTCTGAAGCACCGTTTCGATCCCCTGAACCCTGCACCGATCCGGCAGTGGCAGGAAGCCAAGGACTATTGCCAATGGATTGGGAAGCTCAGCGGCTATCCTGTGGATTTGCCTACCGAAGCTCAGTGGGAATACGCCGCGAGAAGCGGTGGTCAGAAAGTGCTCTATCCTACTGACGATGGCAGCCTGAAGCCCGGCGTTAATTATGCGAAGCAAAGCGGAAGGATTCTGCCTGAGCGAGTCGATACTTATCCCCCAAATCCGATCGGCCTGTATTCCATGACCGGGATCGCCACGGAGGTGGTGAATGATTGGTACTCGAAGGATTATTTCGAGAGCTCGCCGATCAGAGATCCTCAGGGCCCTGAAGCAGGGACCACAAAGGTAGCTCGAGGCACCAATTCGATAGAGACTCCTTGGCTTTCAGCCAACACGGTCATTAGACGAAGCCGCCCCCTCGATGTAGATGAGCACTTGTTTACCGAAAGCTTTCGTTGCGCTGTAAAGACTAGCGAGCCACTTTGA
- a CDS encoding transposase, producing the protein MFITQTRRRFPESFKREAVDQVLAGTPLRHVAETLGIAESLLGKWKRQ; encoded by the coding sequence GTGTTCATTACCCAGACCAGACGACGCTTTCCCGAATCCTTCAAACGCGAAGCGGTAGACCAGGTGCTTGCCGGCACGCCGCTTCGCCATGTCGCCGAGACGCTCGGCATCGCTGAAAGCCTGCTGGGCAAGTGGAAGCGCCAGTAA
- a CDS encoding DUF4123 domain-containing protein produces the protein MSKVSAVQPIVMPFDPDAEVADGCCFVILDGAFDEDLAMQVYLKANDGLPIWYPLVVDTPYAELYKVSPCLVECEDQPQLLDYASAMLNQLDAGCVLWLEGGVHPDQAAAHCRSLLSARDERNQERFFRFFEPRWLEPLFSVMSPEEACSFLGPFTAIAWRNERGWRQVTRFGSWSGMVSDRGWFWLDGERQAQLSRARLPMIAAQLSSDYLPHHPQATEERVHDALIEAGQWGFDDLASQERWLRLDLQLPAGTLSSPSARQILTRQDFAKGEKLDALEQTTA, from the coding sequence ATGTCTAAGGTGTCTGCCGTCCAGCCCATCGTGATGCCGTTCGACCCAGACGCAGAGGTTGCAGACGGCTGCTGCTTCGTCATTCTCGACGGCGCGTTCGATGAAGACCTTGCGATGCAGGTTTACCTCAAGGCCAACGACGGTCTCCCGATCTGGTATCCGCTAGTCGTCGACACGCCTTACGCTGAGCTTTACAAGGTCAGCCCCTGTCTCGTCGAGTGCGAGGATCAACCCCAACTGCTCGACTATGCATCGGCCATGCTTAACCAACTCGATGCGGGTTGCGTGCTGTGGCTTGAAGGCGGTGTGCATCCGGACCAGGCGGCCGCGCACTGCCGCAGCCTGCTGAGCGCGCGGGACGAGCGTAACCAGGAGCGATTCTTTCGCTTTTTCGAGCCGCGCTGGCTCGAGCCGCTGTTCTCCGTCATGTCGCCTGAAGAGGCCTGCAGTTTTCTCGGGCCATTCACCGCTATCGCGTGGCGCAACGAGCGAGGCTGGCGCCAGGTGACGCGGTTCGGTTCATGGAGCGGCATGGTCAGCGATCGTGGTTGGTTTTGGCTTGACGGCGAGCGGCAGGCGCAGCTCAGCCGAGCGCGCCTGCCGATGATTGCTGCACAGCTCTCCAGCGATTACCTGCCTCATCATCCGCAAGCCACCGAAGAGCGTGTTCATGACGCGCTGATCGAAGCGGGGCAGTGGGGTTTCGATGACCTTGCCTCCCAGGAACGATGGTTGCGTCTGGATCTTCAGCTTCCCGCCGGCACACTTTCTTCCCCCTCGGCCCGCCAGATACTGACCCGCCAGGACTTCGCCAAGGGCGAGAAGCTCGACGCGCTCGAGCAAACGACTGCATAA
- a CDS encoding IS3 family transposase yields the protein MCRLLRVSRSGLHAWQQRPPSAREMANQRLSKEIRTIHHEVSGIYGHRRIKAELAAMGHACSRRRVARLMREAGLRLR from the coding sequence ATGTGTCGGCTGTTACGGGTATCCCGCAGCGGCTTGCATGCCTGGCAGCAGCGCCCACCTTCGGCGAGAGAGATGGCGAATCAGCGTCTGAGCAAGGAGATTCGCACCATCCACCATGAGGTGAGTGGGATCTATGGCCATCGCCGAATCAAGGCCGAGTTGGCGGCCATGGGGCATGCGTGTAGTCGGCGCCGGGTTGCTCGACTGATGCGTGAAGCCGGTCTGCGCCTTCGCTGA
- a CDS encoding formylglycine-generating enzyme family protein, with translation MLKIRTLALLIGCAAATACSSANLPESQKLSPDKVAEIASRIQTQYPKLSSDKREEVLRVVIRSLDEMVFIKGGTFEMGDFGWKCDFNPAEACTWPCGAPEDNLCNITRDSEDQPHEVELSSYYLAAKKTTLGDFDLYRSLIGQEPVLSELRDRERLKYAFDPMNVAPIRDWQEAKDYCQWLGNVSGYPVDLPTEAQWEYAARNRGQNVLYPTNDGSLKFGENFPGTGRRPMTERVDKYPPNPLGLYSMAGMAIEVLDDWYNDSFYHESPRKDPKGPSSGEEKVARGIDSIDTPWLAANTVLRRNHRLKLDTHYFDVSFRCSLQMSNQL, from the coding sequence ATGCTCAAGATTCGAACGCTTGCCCTACTCATCGGCTGTGCCGCAGCAACAGCCTGTAGTTCGGCCAATCTCCCAGAAAGCCAAAAGCTCTCCCCTGACAAGGTCGCCGAGATCGCTTCGCGGATCCAAACGCAGTACCCAAAACTATCTTCAGACAAGAGGGAAGAAGTGCTTCGCGTGGTGATTCGCTCCCTTGACGAGATGGTGTTCATCAAGGGCGGCACCTTCGAAATGGGTGACTTCGGTTGGAAGTGCGACTTCAATCCGGCCGAGGCCTGCACTTGGCCATGCGGCGCGCCGGAGGACAATCTATGCAATATCACGCGTGATAGCGAGGATCAGCCCCACGAAGTTGAGCTCTCTAGTTATTACTTGGCGGCGAAAAAAACGACGTTGGGTGACTTCGACTTGTACCGATCTTTGATTGGACAAGAACCGGTATTAAGCGAATTGCGAGACCGTGAACGCCTTAAATATGCATTCGATCCGATGAACGTCGCTCCCATCAGGGATTGGCAGGAGGCCAAGGACTATTGTCAGTGGCTTGGAAACGTAAGTGGTTACCCCGTTGATCTACCCACCGAAGCTCAGTGGGAGTATGCGGCGCGAAACAGAGGCCAAAACGTTCTCTACCCGACTAACGATGGCAGCTTGAAGTTCGGAGAGAATTTTCCCGGTACGGGTCGTCGCCCAATGACTGAACGCGTCGACAAGTACCCTCCCAACCCACTCGGGTTGTACTCAATGGCAGGCATGGCGATCGAGGTGCTGGATGATTGGTACAACGACAGTTTCTACCATGAGTCACCTAGGAAGGACCCCAAAGGCCCCTCATCAGGTGAAGAAAAAGTAGCGCGGGGAATCGACTCGATCGATACGCCATGGCTAGCGGCTAACACTGTCCTGCGTAGGAATCACCGCCTAAAACTCGACACGCATTATTTTGATGTCAGCTTCAGATGCTCGCTTCAAATGAGCAACCAGCTGTAA
- a CDS encoding IS3 family transposase codes for MESFFRSLKAGRVYLTRYASYHEAKTDLFDYIRFYNRHRQSTLGYLSPMEFERRYASGNS; via the coding sequence ATGGAGAGCTTCTTCCGTTCACTGAAGGCTGGGAGGGTGTACCTGACGCGCTATGCCAGCTACCACGAGGCGAAAACCGACCTATTTGACTACATCCGCTTTTACAATCGTCACCGACAATCGACGCTGGGCTACCTCAGTCCGATGGAATTTGAGCGGCGCTATGCGAGCGGTAATTCTTAA